The following proteins are co-located in the Triticum aestivum cultivar Chinese Spring chromosome 1A, IWGSC CS RefSeq v2.1, whole genome shotgun sequence genome:
- the LOC123187034 gene encoding xylan glycosyltransferase MUCI21, with translation MVHHHRASLLQHHDQQKLDEEKQQVEEMKELRGRLVDYACHHRKHGHDALLLMLAGFAFVSCLLLLLPNSPFSAAMDDLLQLGRMRRCDQEMAPTPPAPCAGVPYGAVCCDRSSPRADLCVMRGDVRTHAASNELFLLDAAAPADERIRPYTRKWESSVMSTIDELRLRALPDPEGASANDAVPARCDVRHDVPAVVFSTGGYTGNVYHEFNDGIIPLYITARRYNRKVVFVMLEYHDWWMTKYGHIVEQLSDFPPLDFSNDTRTHCFPEAVVGLRIHDELAIDASRMPGNQAGIQDFRHMLDDAHRGRINAIIEEENAAPQASPAAAALAKKLVTEQLADDDKPRLVIVSRNGSRAIENEPELAREAARAGFRVTVLRPRPDTELAQMYRVLNGSDVMVGVHGAAMTHFLFMRPGSAFIQVVPLGTDWAAENYYGEPARRLGLHYIPYKILPSESSLFRRYARDDPVLTDPVAVNAKGWQVTKRVYLDGQNVRLDMARFRRRLREAYGHWAAQRRRQQSQPL, from the coding sequence ATGGTGCACCACCACCGGGCGAGCCTCCTGCAGCACCACGACCAACAGAAGCTCGACGAGGAGAAGCAGCAGGTGGAGGAGATGAAGGAGCTCCGGGGCCGGCTGGTGGACTACGCGTGCCACCACCGCAAGCACGGCCACGACGCGCTCCTCCTCATGCTCGCCGGCTTCGCCTTCGTCTCctgcctcctcctgctcctccccaacagccccttctccgccgccatggacGACCTCCTGCAGCTCGGCCGCATGCGTCGCTGCGACCAGGAGATGGcgcccacgccgccggcgccctgcgCGGGGGTGCCCTACGGCGCCGTCTGCTGCGACCGCTCCTCCCCCCGCGCCGACCTCTGCGTCATGCGCGGGGACGTCCGCACCCACGCCGCCTCCAACGAGCTCTTCctgctcgacgccgccgccccggccgacgAGCGCATCCGCCCCTACACCCGCAAGTGGGAGTCCAGCGTCATGAGCACCATCGACGAGCTGCGCCTCCGGGCCCTGCCCGACCCCGAGGGTGCTTCTGCTAACGATGCAGTGCCAGCGCGCTGCGACGTCCGGCACGACGTCCCCGCCGTCGTCTTCTCCACCGGCGGCTACACCGGCAACGTGTACCACGAGTTCAACGACGGCATCATCCCGCTCTACATCACCGCCCGGCGGTACAACAGGAAGGTGGTGTTCGTGATGCTCGAGTACCACGACTGGTGGATGACCAAGTACGGCCACATCGTGGAGCAGCTCTCCGACTTCCCGCCCCTCGACTTCTCCAACGACACCCGCACGCACTGCTTCCCGGAGGCCGTCGTCGGCCTACGCATCCACGACGAGCTCGCCATCGACGCGTCGCGGATGCCGGGAAACCAGGCCGGCATCCAGGACTTCCGGCACATGCTCGACGACGCGCACCGCGGCCGCATCAACGCCATCATCGaggaggagaacgccgcgccacaagcctccccggcggcggcggcactaGCGAAGAAACTCGTCACGGAGCAGCTCGCGGACGACGACAAGCCGCGGCTGGTGATCGTGTCCCGGAACGGGTCGCGCGCGATCGAGAACGAGCCGGAgctggcgcgggaggcggcgagggCGGGGTTCCGGGTGACAGTGCTCCGGCCTCGCCCGGACACGGAGCTCGCGCAGATGTACCGCGTCCTGAACGGCTCGGACGTGATGGTGGGCGTGCACGGCGCCGCCATGACGCACTTCCTCTTCATGCGCCCGGGGTCGGCCTTCATCCAGGTGGTGCCGCTCGGCACCGACTGGGCCGCCGAGAATTACTACGGCGAGCCGGCGCGGCGGCTCGGCCTGCACTACATCCCCTACAAGATCCTGCCGTCGGAGAGCTCGCTGTTCCGGCGCTACGCCAGGGACGACCCCGTGCtcaccgaccccgtcgccgtcaACGCCAAGGGGTGGCAGGTCACCAAGAGGGTGTACCTCGACGGGCAGAACGTGCGGCTCGACATGGCGCGGTTCCGGCGGCGGCTGCGCGAGGCATACGGCCACTGGGCGGCGCAGCGGCGGCGCCAGCAGAGCCAACCGTTGTAG